One stretch of Roseovarius mucosus DNA includes these proteins:
- a CDS encoding thioredoxin family protein yields the protein MLELGKTKSAPAAGDLIKDVSEASFMADVVDASQTVPVIVDFWAPWCGPCKTLGPALEAAVTRANGAVKMAKINVDQNQMIAGQMRVQSIPTVYAFWQGQPIDGFQGAVPPSEIEAFVARVIAAAGGEPEDGLDEALDAADEMLETGAVADAAQTYAAILQEDPLNARGYAGLARAHMALGELDQAEAILNGAPAEISHAPEIDAAHAQLALARQAQDAGPVNELRAAVEADPANLQARFDLAQALYANGQAQEAVDELLDLFRRDREWSDGAAKTQLFTIFEALKPNDPVLLSGRRKLSSMIFA from the coding sequence ATGCTGGAACTGGGTAAAACCAAAAGTGCCCCCGCGGCGGGCGACCTGATCAAGGATGTGTCCGAGGCCAGCTTCATGGCGGATGTCGTGGACGCATCGCAAACCGTGCCGGTGATCGTCGATTTCTGGGCCCCGTGGTGCGGTCCCTGCAAAACGCTTGGTCCGGCGCTTGAGGCGGCGGTGACCCGCGCCAACGGTGCGGTCAAAATGGCCAAGATCAATGTCGATCAGAACCAGATGATTGCGGGCCAGATGCGGGTTCAATCGATTCCAACCGTCTATGCCTTTTGGCAGGGCCAGCCGATTGACGGTTTTCAGGGTGCCGTGCCCCCATCAGAGATCGAGGCGTTCGTCGCGCGTGTTATTGCAGCCGCTGGGGGCGAGCCTGAGGATGGTTTGGACGAGGCGCTTGATGCCGCCGACGAGATGCTTGAAACCGGCGCTGTGGCCGATGCGGCCCAGACCTATGCCGCAATTCTGCAAGAGGACCCGCTGAATGCGCGGGGCTACGCGGGCCTTGCCCGTGCCCATATGGCGCTAGGCGAGTTGGATCAGGCCGAAGCGATCCTAAACGGTGCCCCGGCAGAAATCAGCCATGCCCCTGAAATTGACGCCGCCCATGCGCAACTGGCACTGGCACGTCAGGCGCAAGATGCCGGACCTGTCAACGAGCTGCGCGCCGCCGTTGAGGCAGACCCCGCGAACCTTCAGGCACGATTTGATCTCGCGCAGGCGCTTTATGCCAACGGGCAGGCGCAAGAGGCGGTGGATGAATTGCTTGATCTATTTCGGCGGGATCGTGAGTGGAGTGATGGCGCGGCCAAGACCCAGCTTTTCACCATCTTCGAGGCGCTCAAACCGAATGATCCGGTCTTGCTGAGTGGGCGGCGCAAATTGAGTTCGATGATATTTGCCTGA
- a CDS encoding Trm112 family protein yields MLEALICPQTHVTLEYDAAAQELISRRASLAFPIRNGIPVMLIDEARRLD; encoded by the coding sequence ATGCTTGAGGCGCTGATCTGCCCACAGACCCATGTTACGCTCGAGTATGACGCGGCGGCGCAGGAATTGATCAGCCGCCGCGCTAGTCTGGCCTTTCCGATCCGCAACGGCATTCCGGTTATGCTGATCGACGAGGCACGCAGGCTGGATTAA
- the purB gene encoding adenylosuccinate lyase gives MIPRYSRPDMVAIWEPATKFRIWFEIEAHACDAMADLGVIPRENAQAVWKAKDVEFNVARIDEIEAETKHDVIAFLTHLAEHVGSDEARFVHQGMTSSDVLDTCFNIQLTRAADILIADMEGLLAALKRRAFEHKDTLRIGRSHGIHAEPTTMGLTFARFYAEMQRNLRRLHTAREEIATGAISGAVGTFANVDPRVEEHVCAQLGLTPEPISTQVIPRDRHAAFFAALGVVASSIENVAIEIRHMQRTEVLEAAEFFSMGQKGSSAMPHKKNPVLTENLTGLARLVRMAVVPAMENVALWHERDISHSSVERMIGPDATITLDFALARLTNVIDKLLVYPDNMMANMNKFPGLVMSQRVLLALTQAGVSREDAYRLVQRNALKVWETGCDFKTELLNDAEVTAALSPAEIAEKFDLGYHTKHVNTIFARVFGES, from the coding sequence ATGATACCTCGTTATTCCCGTCCCGACATGGTCGCCATCTGGGAACCTGCCACCAAATTCCGCATCTGGTTCGAGATCGAGGCCCATGCCTGTGATGCCATGGCTGACCTGGGCGTCATCCCGCGTGAGAATGCCCAAGCGGTCTGGAAAGCCAAGGACGTGGAGTTCAACGTCGCCCGCATCGACGAGATCGAGGCCGAGACCAAGCATGACGTCATCGCCTTTCTTACCCATCTGGCAGAGCATGTAGGCAGCGATGAGGCGCGTTTTGTGCATCAGGGCATGACCTCCTCGGACGTGCTTGATACCTGTTTCAACATCCAGCTGACCCGCGCCGCCGACATCCTGATTGCGGATATGGAAGGGCTTTTGGCCGCCCTCAAGCGTCGCGCATTCGAGCATAAGGATACCCTGCGCATCGGCCGCAGCCATGGGATCCACGCAGAGCCCACCACCATGGGGCTGACCTTTGCCCGCTTCTACGCCGAGATGCAGCGCAACCTGCGCCGCCTACACACCGCCCGCGAAGAGATCGCGACAGGGGCGATTTCCGGTGCCGTCGGCACCTTTGCCAATGTTGATCCGCGCGTCGAAGAGCATGTCTGCGCCCAACTTGGCCTGACGCCAGAGCCAATCAGCACCCAAGTGATCCCGCGCGATCGCCACGCGGCGTTTTTTGCCGCTCTTGGTGTCGTGGCCAGCAGCATCGAAAATGTCGCCATCGAAATCCGTCACATGCAGCGCACCGAAGTTCTGGAAGCAGCCGAGTTTTTCTCGATGGGGCAAAAGGGCTCTTCCGCCATGCCACACAAGAAGAACCCGGTGCTGACTGAAAACCTCACCGGCCTCGCCCGCCTCGTCCGCATGGCTGTGGTGCCCGCAATGGAAAACGTGGCCCTCTGGCATGAACGCGACATCTCGCACAGCTCGGTCGAGCGCATGATCGGCCCGGATGCCACCATCACCCTCGATTTCGCCCTCGCACGTCTGACCAATGTCATCGACAAGCTCTTGGTCTACCCTGACAACATGATGGCCAATATGAACAAGTTTCCCGGCCTTGTGATGTCGCAGCGGGTTCTATTGGCCCTGACCCAAGCGGGCGTCAGCCGCGAGGATGCCTATCGCCTTGTGCAGCGCAACGCGCTCAAGGTCTGGGAAACCGGCTGTGACTTCAAAACCGAGTTGCTGAATGATGCAGAGGTTACTGCCGCCCTCAGCCCGGCGGAAATTGCTGAAAAATTCGACTTGGGCTATCATACAAAGCATGTGAACACGATTTTCGCGCGGGTTTTCGGGGAATCGTGA
- a CDS encoding cytochrome b/b6 domain-containing protein, with translation MQRTNSATSYGSIAKGFHWLTALLILSNLPLGWYATKVAEAVAASPTEPLIAQATFLFSLHKTLGVTIFFVALARILWAMSQPKPGLLNGDRRLEAWAAETAHWLLYGSLVLVPLSGWVHHAATSGFAPIWWPLGQNLPLVPKSEALSDLASTLHYVFVLVLVGTIAAHVGGALKHHLLDGDATLRRMLPGRMDAIPTARQPNPVLPMVAAVAVWLGTLGGATALGWFDTTQTGPTTLAAVESDWQVESGQLQVTVQQMGSAVTGSFEEWTAEIAYSETPDADGKHGDVTVTVSIASLSLGSVTQQAMGADFFNTAEFPTAIFAADLMSGETGPVARGTLTIRDQSVPVEMPFDLTITGDSATAIGTLALDRRNFNIGNGVTDEKSLGFGVDMRFELTATRGN, from the coding sequence GCTTTCACTGGCTCACGGCGCTCTTGATCCTGTCAAACCTGCCGCTGGGCTGGTATGCGACCAAGGTCGCCGAGGCGGTGGCAGCGTCCCCAACCGAACCGCTGATCGCGCAGGCTACTTTCCTGTTTTCACTTCACAAAACACTCGGGGTCACAATTTTCTTTGTGGCGTTGGCCCGTATTCTTTGGGCCATGTCGCAGCCCAAACCCGGATTGCTCAACGGGGATCGCAGACTCGAGGCCTGGGCGGCCGAAACCGCGCATTGGTTGCTCTATGGCTCGCTGGTGCTGGTGCCGCTTTCAGGCTGGGTGCATCACGCTGCAACCTCTGGTTTCGCACCGATCTGGTGGCCATTGGGGCAAAACCTGCCACTCGTGCCCAAGTCTGAGGCCCTGTCCGACCTGGCCTCGACCTTGCATTATGTGTTTGTGCTGGTCTTGGTGGGTACGATTGCGGCGCATGTGGGCGGCGCTCTCAAACATCACCTGCTGGATGGTGATGCGACGCTGCGCCGGATGTTGCCGGGACGTATGGATGCGATTCCCACCGCGCGGCAACCCAACCCTGTGCTGCCCATGGTTGCCGCCGTGGCGGTTTGGCTTGGTACACTTGGGGGCGCGACAGCGCTTGGCTGGTTCGACACAACACAAACCGGCCCGACCACACTTGCGGCGGTCGAGAGTGACTGGCAGGTCGAAAGCGGCCAATTGCAAGTGACAGTGCAACAAATGGGCTCAGCCGTGACCGGCAGCTTTGAGGAATGGACGGCCGAAATCGCCTATTCCGAAACCCCGGACGCAGATGGCAAACACGGCGATGTTACGGTGACTGTCAGCATCGCCTCTCTCTCGCTTGGCTCGGTCACACAACAGGCGATGGGAGCAGATTTCTTCAACACCGCAGAATTCCCGACTGCGATTTTTGCCGCTGATTTGATGTCTGGTGAAACAGGCCCTGTGGCGCGCGGCACGCTGACCATCCGAGACCAATCTGTGCCCGTCGAGATGCCCTTTGACCTGACCATCACCGGCGATAGCGCCACGGCTATCGGCACGCTTGCCCTCGATCGCCGAAATTTCAACATCGGCAACGGGGTGACGGACGAAAAGTCCTTGGGTTTTGGGGTCGATATGCGCTTTGAGTTGACCGCCACGCGGGGAAATTAA
- a CDS encoding exodeoxyribonuclease III codes for MSFTLATWNINSVRLREGLVARLMQEEGPDILCLQECKSPVDKMPLEGFAALGYAHVVARGQKGYNGVAILSKLPIEEVGAMDFADLGHARHIAGRLENGVVIHNFYVPAGGDVPDRAVNDKFGQKLDYLTGMRDWFRDSRPEKAILVGDLNIAPREDDVWNHKQLLKIVSHTPVEVDHLSAVMAAGGWQDVTRADIPEGQLYSWWSYRAADWDAADKGRRLDHVWATGDIATSAHSSRILRGARGWEQPSDHAPVFATFDL; via the coding sequence ATGTCCTTTACCCTCGCCACATGGAACATCAATTCAGTGCGTCTGCGTGAAGGACTGGTGGCGCGCCTGATGCAGGAAGAGGGGCCTGATATCCTCTGCCTTCAGGAATGCAAAAGCCCGGTTGATAAGATGCCGCTCGAGGGCTTTGCCGCCCTTGGCTATGCCCATGTCGTTGCCCGTGGGCAAAAGGGCTACAACGGAGTGGCGATCCTGTCCAAATTGCCAATCGAAGAGGTCGGGGCGATGGACTTTGCGGATCTCGGCCATGCAAGGCACATTGCGGGCCGACTGGAAAATGGTGTTGTGATCCACAATTTCTACGTGCCTGCAGGGGGCGATGTGCCTGACCGGGCGGTGAATGACAAATTCGGCCAGAAGCTCGATTATCTGACGGGCATGCGCGATTGGTTCCGCGACAGCCGTCCCGAAAAGGCGATCCTTGTGGGGGATCTCAACATCGCCCCGCGCGAGGATGATGTTTGGAATCATAAACAACTGCTCAAAATCGTAAGCCACACCCCTGTTGAAGTGGATCATCTGAGCGCAGTGATGGCGGCGGGCGGTTGGCAGGATGTTACGCGCGCCGACATTCCCGAGGGGCAGCTTTATAGCTGGTGGTCCTATCGCGCAGCCGATTGGGACGCTGCGGATAAAGGGCGCCGGCTTGATCATGTCTGGGCCACAGGCGACATCGCCACTTCGGCGCATTCCAGCCGCATCCTGCGTGGCGCGCGGGGCTGGGAGCAACCTTCGGATCACGCGCCGGTGTTCGCAACATTTGATCTTTGA
- the ribA gene encoding GTP cyclohydrolase II → MSLAPDLTEIAARARSDLRMGVPVVLSGRGGAALIMAAETLEAQRLADLRALGGTPVLAITARRATTLKARAYDDDLARVILPPDVSLGWILSVADPADDLKSPMKGPLTSERGGAVDLHRLALSLVKSSRLLPAALVLPLTEGVEFARRHGLTLLDTAAAPQLELTSPLHPVVSARLPLAVSEAGRLHIFRPEDGGEEHYAIEIGQPDRAVPVLARLHSACFTGDLMGSLKCDCGPQLRGALAQMGAEGAGVLLYLNQEGRGIGLANKMRAYSLQDQGFDTVEANHRLGFEDDERDFRIGARILSLMGFSSVRLLTNNPAKIAMMEQNGIKVIERVPLKLGENTHNHHYLATKAAKSGHML, encoded by the coding sequence ATGAGCCTTGCACCGGATCTCACTGAAATTGCTGCGCGCGCACGAAGCGATCTGCGCATGGGCGTGCCCGTGGTGCTAAGCGGCCGCGGAGGTGCGGCACTCATCATGGCGGCCGAAACGCTTGAGGCGCAGCGGCTTGCGGATCTGCGGGCATTGGGCGGCACTCCGGTTCTGGCGATTACTGCGCGCCGGGCCACCACGCTCAAGGCGCGGGCCTATGATGATGATCTCGCGCGCGTTATCCTTCCGCCTGATGTCTCTCTGGGATGGATTTTGTCGGTTGCGGACCCGGCGGATGATCTCAAAAGCCCGATGAAAGGCCCGCTGACCTCCGAGCGCGGGGGCGCGGTCGATCTACACCGGCTGGCGCTGAGCCTTGTGAAATCGTCGCGGCTTTTGCCCGCCGCCTTGGTGCTGCCACTAACGGAAGGCGTGGAATTCGCGCGCCGTCATGGGCTGACCTTGCTTGATACAGCCGCGGCACCGCAACTCGAACTGACAAGCCCGCTGCATCCGGTGGTCAGCGCGCGCCTGCCGCTTGCCGTGTCAGAGGCGGGGCGTCTGCATATCTTTCGCCCCGAGGATGGTGGCGAGGAACATTACGCCATCGAAATCGGTCAACCTGACCGCGCCGTGCCCGTGCTGGCACGGCTGCATTCCGCCTGTTTCACCGGCGACCTGATGGGAAGCCTGAAATGCGATTGCGGACCTCAGCTGCGCGGCGCTCTGGCGCAGATGGGGGCCGAAGGTGCCGGCGTGCTGCTGTATCTCAACCAAGAGGGGCGCGGCATTGGCCTCGCCAACAAGATGCGTGCCTACAGCTTGCAGGATCAGGGATTCGACACGGTCGAAGCCAATCATCGCCTTGGATTTGAAGATGACGAACGCGATTTCCGCATCGGTGCGCGCATCCTGTCGCTGATGGGCTTTTCCTCGGTGCGGCTTCTTACCAACAATCCCGCCAAGATCGCGATGATGGAGCAGAACGGCATCAAGGTGATCGAGCGTGTGCCGCTGAAACTGGGCGAGAACACGCATAATCATCACTATCTCGCGACCAAGGCCGCAAAATCGGGGCATATGCTCTAG
- a CDS encoding type I secretion protein: MPFTISAGYLSDTTFTQAHFGGNALALRDRVGDEGTYDDVARTLGVEHIRYPGGSLTEYYFDIRNPDNDIVVNSETGEATSFLPISDALGFAEEEGIAVTIVLPTRHFLSTEVDAEGNRLPDIDEPALRSFLQDVFDGRYGAADIQAIEIGNEYWGSGGMNTFEYGRLASEMAVIVKDEIRSHPDAEHLSETDILVQMGTNYGRFALSNLFSGTGEDQLAELNETYDLNLSENEYIYSSGDVAWAKVANAIILNEFDTVAEQSAIDGVVAHIYSKGADTPNSRYFELSQIADTWLKEMPGLDIYATEWNLKRSVSEDPQEEFGLKQAHEMLNVLEAFSWGGVDAAHVWPLQMNSRTGLADGEGDADIRVPGEMFRLLNETLPGTRPLGLAGSEGRETELSGETADVHAFYAPDRLVTFLASTSDQPSEEVVDFMSILRDLGDVTITRLGVAEGENPSESTAEPVVTNENPQDLIEDGILIADLAPYEILMIEMLNPVFTAELARMVADTPEETDEIDVEESDNQVVDNVLNFADFFQSGSSGSGSSESLIPTTPPAEEQEDAPDSAAAAGDADDSGGGGGDFGFGALALAFLPILLLAA; this comes from the coding sequence ATGCCATTTACGATTTCAGCGGGTTACTTGTCCGATACGACCTTTACACAGGCGCATTTCGGCGGCAACGCGCTTGCCCTGAGGGACCGCGTTGGGGACGAGGGCACCTATGATGACGTTGCCCGCACACTTGGCGTGGAACATATCCGCTACCCCGGCGGCAGCCTTACCGAGTATTACTTCGACATCCGCAACCCGGATAACGATATCGTGGTCAACTCCGAGACTGGCGAAGCAACATCATTTCTGCCGATCAGCGATGCTCTGGGCTTTGCCGAGGAAGAGGGGATCGCAGTCACGATCGTTCTGCCCACGCGGCACTTTCTCAGCACCGAGGTAGACGCAGAGGGCAATCGCTTGCCCGATATCGACGAACCCGCCCTGCGCAGCTTCCTGCAGGATGTGTTCGACGGACGCTACGGAGCCGCAGATATTCAGGCCATCGAAATTGGCAATGAATATTGGGGCAGCGGTGGCATGAACACCTTTGAATATGGCCGCCTCGCCTCGGAAATGGCCGTCATCGTCAAGGACGAAATCCGCAGCCACCCCGACGCGGAGCATCTCTCGGAAACCGATATTCTGGTCCAGATGGGCACGAATTATGGCCGGTTCGCTCTTTCAAACCTGTTTTCAGGAACCGGAGAAGATCAACTTGCCGAGCTCAATGAAACATATGACCTGAACCTTTCGGAAAACGAATACATCTATTCCTCTGGCGATGTGGCTTGGGCCAAGGTCGCCAATGCCATCATCCTCAACGAGTTCGACACCGTCGCAGAGCAAAGCGCTATCGACGGCGTTGTTGCCCATATCTATTCCAAGGGGGCCGACACCCCCAACAGCCGTTATTTCGAACTGTCGCAGATTGCCGACACCTGGCTCAAGGAAATGCCGGGGCTGGATATCTATGCAACTGAATGGAACCTGAAACGCTCGGTGTCCGAGGACCCACAAGAAGAGTTCGGCCTGAAACAAGCGCATGAGATGCTCAATGTGCTTGAGGCGTTTTCTTGGGGCGGTGTCGATGCGGCACATGTATGGCCCCTGCAAATGAATAGCCGCACAGGTCTGGCTGATGGCGAAGGCGATGCAGATATCCGTGTACCCGGCGAAATGTTCCGCCTGTTGAACGAAACCTTGCCCGGCACCCGCCCTCTCGGCCTTGCAGGAAGCGAAGGACGCGAGACGGAGCTGTCGGGCGAAACAGCAGATGTGCATGCGTTCTATGCCCCGGATCGCCTGGTCACGTTCCTTGCCTCGACCAGCGACCAACCCAGCGAAGAGGTCGTGGACTTCATGAGCATCCTGCGCGATTTGGGCGACGTTACGATCACGCGCCTAGGCGTGGCTGAGGGCGAAAACCCAAGCGAGTCCACTGCCGAACCCGTTGTGACCAACGAGAACCCTCAAGACCTGATCGAGGACGGCATCCTGATCGCAGACCTTGCGCCCTACGAGATCCTGATGATCGAGATGCTCAACCCCGTCTTTACCGCCGAACTGGCCCGTATGGTCGCCGACACCCCCGAGGAGACAGACGAAATCGACGTCGAGGAAAGCGACAATCAGGTCGTCGACAATGTCCTCAACTTCGCAGATTTCTTCCAATCCGGCAGCTCAGGGTCCGGCAGCAGCGAGAGCTTGATCCCGACAACGCCCCCCGCCGAAGAGCAAGAGGATGCCCCAGACTCCGCAGCCGCAGCCGGCGATGCCGATGACAGCGGTGGCGGTGGCGGCGATTTCGGTTTTGGGGCCTTGGCGCTCGCGTTTCTGCCGATCCTGCTGTTGGCGGCCTGA
- a CDS encoding NlpC/P60 family protein, whose translation MSGQGARIVATARGWIGTPYRHQAACRGAGCDCLGLVRGLWCEMCGAEPERPPAYSMDWSEPARQEVLWQAAARHLLVKDLTEEAAGDVILFRMREGAVAKHLGVVAELGARASFIHAYSGHGVVETALSAPWRRRIVARFAFPEEG comes from the coding sequence GTGAGCGGGCAGGGGGCGCGGATTGTGGCGACGGCGCGGGGCTGGATCGGCACGCCGTATCGGCATCAGGCGGCCTGTCGCGGGGCTGGCTGCGATTGTCTGGGGCTGGTGCGAGGCCTGTGGTGCGAGATGTGCGGTGCCGAGCCGGAACGCCCCCCCGCCTATTCGATGGATTGGTCAGAACCGGCGCGGCAAGAGGTGCTGTGGCAGGCGGCGGCGCGGCATTTGCTGGTAAAAGATTTGACCGAAGAGGCGGCAGGTGACGTGATCCTCTTTCGAATGCGTGAGGGGGCGGTTGCCAAACATCTGGGCGTGGTCGCGGAACTGGGCGCGCGCGCAAGTTTCATTCACGCCTATTCGGGGCATGGCGTGGTTGAGACCGCGCTGAGCGCGCCTTGGCGGCGGCGCATTGTGGCGCGATTTGCATTTCCCGAGGAGGGCTGA
- a CDS encoding peptide chain release factor 3, whose translation MLDTLSNRPDLPAEIARRRTFAIISHPDAGKTTLTEKFLLYGGAIQMAGQVRAKGEARRTRSDFMQMEKDRGISVSASAMSFDFGRFRFNLVDTPGHSDFSEDTYRTLTAVDAAVMVIDGAKGVESQTQKLFEVCRLRDLPILTFCNKMDREARDTFEIIDEIQQNLAIDVTPASWPIGMGRDFVGCYDMLNNRLELMDRADRNKVAESIKIDGLDDPKLAQHVPANLIAKLREEIEMARELLPALDPQSVLEGHMTPIWFGSAINSFGVKELMDGIGTYGPEPQVQKATPRAIAPEETAVTGFVFKVQANMDPKHRDRVAFVRLASGHFKRGMKLTHVRSKKPITVSAPVLFLAADRELAEEAWAGDIIGIPNHGQLRIGDTLTEGEALRVTGIPSFAPELLQQARAGDPMKAKHLGKALMQFAEEGAAKVFKPAFGSGFIVGVVGALQFEVLASRIELEYGLPVRFEGSQFTSARWVSGDKLAVEKFTAANKQHIAHDNDGDIVYLTRLQWDIDRVARDYPDVTLTATKEMMV comes from the coding sequence ATGTTGGATACTCTTTCAAACCGCCCCGATCTTCCGGCTGAGATTGCCCGCCGCCGCACGTTTGCGATCATTTCGCATCCAGATGCGGGCAAGACGACGCTGACCGAGAAGTTCCTCTTGTACGGGGGCGCCATTCAGATGGCCGGGCAGGTGCGTGCCAAGGGAGAGGCGCGGCGCACGCGCTCTGACTTCATGCAGATGGAGAAGGACCGGGGCATTTCTGTGTCGGCCTCGGCCATGTCGTTTGATTTTGGTCGGTTCCGGTTCAACCTCGTAGACACGCCCGGCCACTCGGACTTTTCCGAAGATACCTATCGCACCCTGACCGCCGTCGATGCGGCCGTCATGGTGATCGACGGGGCCAAGGGCGTTGAAAGTCAAACGCAGAAGCTGTTCGAGGTCTGCCGGTTGCGCGATTTGCCGATCCTGACCTTTTGTAACAAGATGGACCGTGAAGCGCGCGATACGTTCGAGATCATTGATGAAATCCAGCAGAACCTTGCCATTGACGTAACCCCGGCAAGTTGGCCCATAGGTATGGGGCGCGATTTTGTCGGCTGTTATGACATGCTGAACAACCGTCTGGAATTGATGGACCGCGCCGACCGTAACAAAGTGGCAGAGTCGATCAAGATCGACGGGCTTGATGATCCGAAACTGGCGCAGCATGTGCCCGCAAACCTTATCGCCAAGCTGCGCGAGGAAATCGAAATGGCGCGCGAACTTTTGCCCGCGCTCGATCCGCAGTCGGTGTTAGAGGGCCATATGACGCCCATTTGGTTCGGCTCAGCGATCAACTCGTTTGGCGTCAAGGAATTGATGGATGGCATTGGCACCTATGGCCCCGAGCCGCAGGTGCAAAAGGCCACTCCGCGTGCGATTGCCCCCGAAGAAACTGCCGTGACCGGCTTCGTCTTTAAGGTGCAGGCCAATATGGACCCCAAGCATCGCGACCGTGTGGCCTTTGTCCGCCTCGCGTCGGGGCATTTCAAACGCGGCATGAAGCTGACGCATGTGCGCTCGAAGAAACCTATCACCGTCTCGGCACCGGTGCTCTTTCTGGCAGCGGACCGTGAATTGGCCGAAGAGGCTTGGGCTGGGGACATCATCGGTATCCCCAACCATGGCCAGTTGCGTATCGGGGATACTCTCACCGAAGGGGAAGCGCTGCGCGTGACCGGCATCCCATCCTTTGCGCCAGAGCTTTTGCAGCAGGCGCGGGCAGGTGATCCGATGAAAGCCAAGCATCTGGGAAAGGCGCTGATGCAATTCGCCGAAGAAGGTGCCGCCAAGGTGTTCAAGCCTGCGTTTGGCTCTGGCTTTATTGTGGGCGTGGTGGGGGCGCTGCAATTCGAGGTGCTGGCCAGCCGGATCGAGCTGGAATATGGGCTCCCGGTGCGGTTTGAGGGCTCTCAGTTCACCTCGGCCCGTTGGGTATCTGGCGACAAGCTGGCGGTCGAGAAATTCACTGCCGCCAACAAACAGCATATCGCCCATGATAATGATGGCGACATCGTCTATCTTACGCGCCTGCAGTGGGACATTGATCGGGTCGCGCGCGACTATCCAGATGTCACGCTGACCGCGACCAAAGAGATGATGGTCTAA
- a CDS encoding LON peptidase substrate-binding domain-containing protein, translating to MTHKLDLPEIIPVFPLPGALLLPRSRLPLHLFEPRYLAMLEDALKTPGRLIGMIQPNRVPGRAGGTGLHAIGCVGRVTQFSETEDGRYMITLTGLSRFRVLEEVEGFTPYRRARVSWTGFERDLGPVDSDPGFDRRAFLRLLARYFEARELQTDWDSLKEAEDELLVNSLSMLLGFEPEDKQALLEAPSLSTRRETLITLIEYVLRGGDNEDIMQ from the coding sequence ATGACACACAAGCTCGATCTTCCAGAGATCATCCCCGTCTTTCCGCTGCCCGGTGCGCTCTTGCTGCCGCGCTCGCGTCTACCGTTGCATCTATTCGAGCCTCGCTATCTGGCGATGCTTGAGGATGCGTTGAAAACTCCGGGTCGGCTGATCGGAATGATCCAGCCGAACCGGGTCCCAGGTCGCGCGGGCGGCACCGGTCTGCATGCAATCGGCTGCGTTGGACGTGTGACGCAATTCTCGGAAACCGAGGATGGGCGCTATATGATCACTCTGACAGGGCTGTCGCGGTTTCGCGTCCTCGAAGAGGTAGAGGGCTTTACACCCTATCGTCGGGCGCGCGTGTCGTGGACCGGCTTTGAGCGTGATTTGGGGCCGGTCGACAGTGATCCCGGCTTTGACCGCCGCGCATTCCTTAGGCTTTTGGCGCGGTATTTCGAGGCCCGCGAGCTTCAAACAGACTGGGATTCGCTGAAAGAGGCCGAGGATGAATTGTTAGTCAATTCACTCTCGATGCTGTTGGGCTTTGAGCCGGAGGACAAGCAAGCCTTGCTTGAGGCGCCATCTCTTAGCACGCGGCGCGAGACGCTGATCACGCTTATCGAATATGTGCTGCGCGGCGGCGATAACGAGGACATCATGCAGTGA
- a CDS encoding response regulator transcription factor gives MGQVKKILLVDDDDDLREALGEQLVMTEDFDVFEASSGTSALSKVKDMIYDLVILDVGLPDTDGRELCRLMRKQGIKAPILMLTGHDGDADTILGLDAGANDYITKPFKFPVLLARIRAQLRQHEQSEDAVFQLGPYTFKPAMKMLITEDDRKVRLTEKETNILKFLYRATEGVVPRDILLHEVWGYNAGVTTHTLETHIYRLRQKIEPDPGNARLLVTESGGYRLVV, from the coding sequence ATGGGACAAGTCAAAAAAATTCTTCTCGTGGATGATGACGACGACCTGCGCGAGGCGCTTGGCGAACAGTTGGTCATGACCGAGGATTTCGACGTCTTCGAGGCGTCAAGCGGTACCTCTGCGCTGAGCAAGGTCAAGGACATGATCTATGACCTTGTGATCTTGGATGTGGGGCTTCCGGATACTGATGGGCGCGAACTGTGTCGCCTGATGCGCAAGCAGGGAATCAAGGCACCGATTCTGATGCTCACCGGGCATGATGGCGACGCGGACACGATCCTTGGACTTGATGCCGGGGCCAATGACTATATCACCAAACCTTTCAAGTTCCCGGTGTTGCTGGCCCGTATCCGTGCGCAATTGCGTCAGCATGAGCAGTCTGAAGACGCTGTGTTCCAGCTTGGGCCCTATACGTTCAAACCGGCGATGAAGATGCTGATCACCGAAGATGATCGCAAGGTAAGGTTGACAGAAAAGGAAACAAATATCCTTAAGTTTCTTTATCGTGCGACGGAAGGCGTGGTTCCGCGCGATATCCTGTTGCACGAGGTTTGGGGCTATAACGCGGGGGTTACGACCCATACTCTTGAGACGCATATCTACCGGCTGCGTCAAAAGATCGAACCCGATCCCGGAAATGCGCGGCTTTTGGTGACGGAATCGGGCGGCTATCGGCTTGTTGTCTAA